A region of Chitinophaga horti DNA encodes the following proteins:
- a CDS encoding plasmid mobilization protein translates to MKENVKRNQCLKIRLTSAESEVITKLWKASTQENRASYAREVLLQKPITVSYRNRSLDDTMAELIALRKELNNIGNNFNQAVHKLHMVDNIPQLKTWLQAYDQQRQIVAQKISEIRQYIDKLGDLWLQ, encoded by the coding sequence ATGAAAGAAAATGTGAAGAGAAACCAGTGCCTAAAAATCAGGCTCACCTCAGCAGAATCAGAAGTGATTACCAAACTATGGAAAGCGAGTACCCAGGAGAACAGGGCTAGCTATGCCCGCGAAGTACTCCTCCAAAAACCCATTACCGTCAGCTACCGCAACCGCTCGCTAGATGACACCATGGCAGAACTAATCGCCCTTAGAAAGGAACTGAATAATATCGGAAACAACTTCAACCAGGCCGTCCACAAGCTGCATATGGTGGACAACATCCCACAGCTTAAAACCTGGCTGCAGGCTTATGATCAGCAGCGCCAGATCGTCGCGCAGAAGATCAGCGAAATCCGTCAATACATCGATAAACTGGGAGACTTATGGTTACAATAA
- a CDS encoding relaxase/mobilization nuclease domain-containing protein, whose amino-acid sequence MVTIIDSSTRIKAILNYNEKKVEKGVAVCLGAMGYPKDLPDLSFTQKINRLLNQAALRPSVKKPGVHISINFDPSEKLPGEKLLQIAADYMQGIGFADQPYLIYQHHDSGHPHLHIVTINIDRNGKPLQTSNIGRGKSEKTRLALEEKYGLVRAQDADKKRIHQPKSVDVRQAIYGQTDSRTAIAKVLNAVINTYNYTSLAELNALLRQYNVSAERGGEDSRVFKTGGLLYHIIDQQGNKVGKPIKASRFFNNPTLTRLQEIFTQNERYRKHHRAEKTKLANTLGLLLLDTKCNTLEKLISSLKAEGIDTVIRQNLEGRIYGITFIDNRTRHVFNGSQVGQAYSASAILKHFDQCSSAQPSNHVRNLPFPDPPLNLVPPTPPVSQKSDLPALNILETLLQPEYNDLQLPWHLRIGKKKKKRGRRGQTKI is encoded by the coding sequence ATGGTTACAATAATTGACAGCTCCACCCGCATCAAAGCCATCCTGAATTACAACGAAAAAAAAGTGGAAAAAGGTGTGGCGGTTTGCCTTGGAGCGATGGGCTATCCTAAGGACCTTCCCGACCTCTCCTTTACGCAGAAAATCAACCGCCTGCTTAACCAGGCAGCGCTCCGACCGTCGGTCAAAAAACCAGGTGTTCACATCAGCATAAACTTCGACCCTTCGGAAAAGTTACCCGGGGAGAAACTGTTACAGATAGCCGCCGATTACATGCAAGGCATAGGCTTTGCCGATCAGCCTTACCTGATCTACCAACACCACGATTCCGGACACCCTCACCTGCATATCGTGACCATTAATATTGACCGTAACGGGAAGCCCCTCCAAACCTCCAACATCGGCCGCGGAAAATCCGAAAAAACGCGTCTTGCCCTGGAGGAAAAGTACGGATTAGTGCGGGCGCAGGACGCAGACAAAAAACGTATCCACCAACCGAAGTCGGTCGATGTTCGGCAAGCAATTTATGGTCAAACCGACAGCCGGACAGCCATTGCTAAAGTGTTGAATGCAGTCATCAACACCTACAACTACACCTCCCTGGCTGAACTCAATGCACTGCTCCGGCAATACAATGTTTCTGCCGAACGCGGTGGTGAAGATTCACGTGTTTTTAAAACCGGCGGCCTCCTGTATCACATTATCGACCAGCAAGGAAACAAGGTTGGGAAACCCATTAAAGCCAGTCGTTTTTTTAACAACCCTACCTTAACCAGGCTCCAGGAAATATTCACTCAAAACGAACGATACAGGAAGCACCACCGTGCTGAAAAAACTAAACTCGCAAATACCCTGGGCTTATTACTACTCGACACAAAATGCAACACGCTGGAAAAACTGATTTCCTCGCTAAAAGCCGAAGGTATCGATACGGTAATCCGTCAGAATTTAGAGGGCAGGATATACGGCATAACCTTCATCGATAACCGTACCCGGCACGTCTTTAACGGCAGTCAGGTCGGCCAGGCTTATAGCGCTTCGGCGATCTTAAAACATTTTGACCAGTGCTCCTCCGCTCAGCCGAGCAACCATGTTCGTAATCTCCCCTTCCCCGATCCTCCGCTCAATTTGGTACCACCTACACCACCCGTCTCTCAGAAATCCGATCTACCGGCCCTGAACATCCTCGAAACTCTCCTCCAACCTGAATACAACGACCTGCAGCTGCCATGGCACCTCCGGATCGGCAAGAAAAAGAAAAAGCGTGGTCGCAGAGGCCAGACAAAGATTTAA
- the mobC gene encoding conjugal transfer protein MobC, with product MAHQTGENEQAMRKIIDLTRFIAVTILAIHFYYFLYTAFRDWGYTMELTDRLLGNIYKTGLLDSFQLSKVYALLFLLISLLGTKGKKNEKQNYRTALAYLISGLLGYWISYLLFYAGLPESITAIAYMALTGTGFLLILTGGTLLSRILKSRFNNKDIFNQENETFPQEERLLINENSINLPMTYQLKNKMRQGYLNIIAPYRSVLVSGSAGAGKTAFVLRRFIEQGLAKPEPYTMLVFDFKFPDLSLIAYNNFLKNKHRYPGKPECLFVNFEDPSRSHRGNPLEPESMTDITDATEASRTILLNLNKEWQRKIGDFFVESSCNFFTAIIWFLRKYRNGIYCTLPHAIELIQLDYDSLFTLLQSDWAKECTVLVNPFISAYKADVMEQLEGQIASAKIALARLSSPQLYYALTGNDFSLDINNPEKPKVLCLGSNPQKQQVYGAVLSLYATRLLKVINKKGKLKSMLLLDEYPQFTGVDLVPTISTGRSNRIAVVMGVQSINQLRKEYGKEQADVIMSIAGNIIAGQETGDSAKQLSEQIGKIMQERESLSISDSGTTISRSKQYELAVTPSKIAKLSSGHFVGLLSDVPDQSMELKAFDCQIQNDFKSIEREEAAYKPIPIIRKVDQAMIDRNYDQVRQDIQNIVSSEMERLLSDPSKRHLIIRKR from the coding sequence ATGGCACATCAAACTGGAGAAAATGAACAGGCAATGCGAAAGATCATTGACCTGACGAGGTTTATTGCGGTAACAATTTTAGCTATCCATTTTTATTACTTCCTCTACACTGCGTTTCGGGACTGGGGGTATACCATGGAGCTTACAGATCGTCTGCTAGGAAATATTTACAAGACGGGCCTGCTGGACAGCTTCCAGCTTTCCAAAGTATACGCACTGCTGTTCCTGTTGATCTCACTGCTTGGCACAAAGGGTAAGAAAAACGAGAAACAGAATTACAGAACTGCGTTGGCCTATCTGATTAGCGGCCTGCTGGGCTACTGGATCAGCTATCTGTTATTCTATGCGGGGCTACCGGAATCTATTACCGCGATCGCCTACATGGCCCTTACCGGCACTGGTTTCCTGCTGATCCTCACAGGCGGCACCCTTCTCAGCAGAATCCTGAAAAGTCGCTTCAATAATAAAGACATTTTCAACCAGGAGAACGAAACGTTCCCGCAGGAAGAGCGGCTGCTGATCAATGAAAATTCGATTAACCTGCCCATGACCTACCAGCTTAAAAACAAGATGCGCCAGGGTTACCTGAACATCATCGCCCCTTACCGCTCCGTACTGGTATCCGGATCAGCTGGAGCCGGTAAGACAGCGTTTGTGCTTAGACGTTTCATTGAACAGGGGCTTGCTAAGCCTGAGCCTTATACCATGCTGGTTTTTGATTTCAAGTTCCCGGACCTCTCCCTGATTGCGTACAATAATTTCCTAAAGAACAAACATAGGTACCCCGGAAAACCGGAATGCCTGTTTGTCAATTTCGAAGACCCCAGCCGTTCCCATCGTGGTAATCCACTGGAGCCTGAGAGCATGACCGACATCACCGATGCAACGGAAGCTTCGCGTACGATTCTCCTTAATCTTAATAAGGAGTGGCAGCGTAAAATCGGGGATTTCTTTGTCGAATCAAGTTGCAACTTCTTTACTGCGATCATCTGGTTTCTAAGAAAATACCGGAACGGCATTTATTGTACGCTCCCGCATGCCATTGAACTGATCCAGTTGGACTATGATAGCCTATTCACGCTCTTGCAAAGCGATTGGGCCAAAGAATGTACGGTGCTGGTTAACCCCTTCATCTCAGCCTATAAGGCGGATGTAATGGAACAATTGGAAGGGCAGATCGCCAGTGCCAAAATTGCCTTGGCCAGACTCTCCTCCCCTCAATTGTATTACGCCCTTACAGGTAACGATTTCAGCCTGGACATTAATAATCCTGAAAAGCCAAAAGTACTGTGCCTGGGCAGCAATCCGCAGAAACAGCAGGTATACGGGGCCGTACTTTCCCTCTATGCAACCCGCCTGTTAAAAGTCATTAATAAAAAAGGGAAACTAAAGTCCATGTTATTACTGGACGAATACCCGCAGTTCACCGGCGTAGACTTGGTACCGACCATCAGTACTGGAAGGTCCAACCGCATCGCTGTGGTCATGGGCGTGCAAAGCATCAACCAGCTCCGTAAAGAATACGGCAAGGAACAGGCGGATGTAATCATGTCCATTGCCGGTAATATCATCGCCGGCCAGGAAACCGGCGATAGCGCGAAACAACTGTCGGAACAGATCGGCAAGATCATGCAGGAACGCGAATCTTTGTCTATCAGTGACAGCGGCACCACCATCAGCCGAAGCAAACAATACGAGCTCGCCGTCACACCCTCCAAAATTGCCAAGCTCTCCTCCGGTCACTTCGTAGGGCTATTATCCGATGTTCCAGATCAATCGATGGAGCTAAAAGCGTTTGACTGCCAGATTCAAAATGATTTTAAATCCATCGAGCGCGAAGAAGCTGCATACAAGCCGATTCCCATCATCCGAAAAGTAGACCAGGCCATGATCGATCGAAACTATGACCAGGTACGCCAGGACATACAAAACATTGTGTCTTCAGAAATGGAAAGGCTGCTGTCCGATCCTTCCAAACGGCATTTAATCATTCGTAAACGATAA
- a CDS encoding zeta toxin family protein, which translates to MRRELIVEALERHYKIDEKISDAILQQIIADRTTGKTAVDQPVMTMIGGQPGAGKTTLQKQVEAERNGNVVVCSADEIRSYHPHARAILMEHENYYAEITSGQARDWNARLASHCHHNKLNYVIEVTYRDPNLINNRLKLCKETGFHSDLRILAVSPTLSLLGIHLRYEMSKLFTGSGRYVSRAFHDDCYNRLPSSLKAITQQAQYDQLGLYARTAVLDVATLEEGATLVARNPLDALKVYQEEVNRDWPDRLKAFVLEKATTVLHLMQKRQAHRSEIKAFCQNVGLESPNHLTKRKLGL; encoded by the coding sequence ATGCGCAGAGAGTTGATAGTAGAAGCGTTAGAGCGCCATTATAAAATCGATGAGAAAATTTCCGATGCGATCCTCCAGCAGATCATTGCCGACCGCACCACGGGAAAAACGGCGGTCGATCAGCCGGTCATGACCATGATTGGCGGACAACCCGGCGCGGGAAAAACAACCCTGCAAAAGCAGGTTGAGGCAGAGCGAAACGGTAACGTGGTGGTGTGCAGTGCCGATGAAATAAGGTCTTATCATCCCCATGCGCGCGCAATCCTGATGGAACATGAAAATTACTATGCAGAAATCACATCCGGGCAGGCGCGCGATTGGAATGCCCGGCTGGCAAGCCATTGTCACCACAATAAACTAAACTATGTAATCGAAGTCACCTATCGAGATCCAAACCTGATCAACAACCGCCTTAAATTGTGTAAAGAAACAGGTTTTCATTCCGACTTGCGTATCCTGGCCGTAAGTCCAACCCTGAGCCTGCTAGGCATTCATCTACGTTACGAAATGTCAAAATTATTCACCGGCTCAGGAAGGTATGTTTCACGGGCCTTTCATGACGATTGCTATAACCGTCTTCCTTCATCACTTAAAGCCATTACCCAGCAAGCCCAATACGATCAGCTTGGTCTATACGCTCGTACGGCCGTGCTGGACGTAGCCACCCTCGAAGAAGGTGCGACGTTGGTTGCCCGCAACCCACTCGATGCGCTCAAGGTCTACCAGGAAGAGGTTAACCGGGATTGGCCCGACCGCCTGAAAGCTTTCGTACTGGAAAAAGCAACTACCGTCCTGCATCTGATGCAAAAAAGACAGGCACACCGATCAGAAATAAAGGCCTTCTGCCAAAATGTGGGCCTTGAAAGCCCTAATCATCTAACCAAGAGGAAGCTAGGGTTATGA
- a CDS encoding DUF2511 domain-containing protein, giving the protein MKRLLISLSVAASFSACSSVNEGVVFKKEDYGNKWPFSVEKIEVYCAGLAKSEIYFRSGEKTYALNGDARRMAETRKSAETFDDVNQVWLTDPRDPNSKMPVPDEFIKKAFENCK; this is encoded by the coding sequence ATGAAAAGATTACTGATCTCGCTGTCCGTAGCTGCATCTTTTTCCGCCTGCTCATCTGTCAATGAGGGCGTGGTTTTTAAAAAGGAAGATTACGGTAATAAATGGCCCTTTTCTGTAGAGAAGATTGAGGTTTATTGTGCTGGACTTGCAAAAAGTGAGATATACTTCCGGTCTGGGGAAAAGACTTATGCACTTAATGGTGACGCCCGCAGGATGGCTGAAACTCGCAAGAGCGCGGAGACTTTTGATGATGTGAATCAAGTCTGGCTTACCGATCCGCGTGATCCTAATTCTAAGATGCCCGTACCGGATGAGTTTATAAAGAAGGCATTTGAAAACTGTAAATGA
- a CDS encoding AraC family transcriptional regulator: MIPLSNDDVRTIDRILQHIVDNVPNRLKVDHLVAMSGMSRTRLTRGFKFLFQLTIHQYWLEVSMDYALQKMQQADVSDERSINVRTAILNLLP; encoded by the coding sequence ATGATACCACTATCTAACGATGACGTCCGCACCATCGATCGCATTCTTCAACACATCGTTGATAATGTTCCCAATCGGCTCAAAGTAGACCACCTAGTAGCAATGTCCGGCATGAGTAGAACACGCCTGACCCGCGGCTTCAAGTTTCTGTTCCAGCTGACTATCCATCAGTATTGGTTAGAGGTTTCCATGGACTATGCGTTGCAGAAGATGCAGCAGGCCGATGTTTCCGATGAACGTAGCATCAATGTGCGTACTGCCATCCTGAATTTGTTACCCTGA
- a CDS encoding AAA family ATPase: protein MLRILEVSIENIGPISNLSLKVDSTFNMICGKNGVGKTTILDFIGQFFSHNLLLKRSANVESGSGTLKYDQDGVQRIIKIDNRSFDAGQSDFSISGQNSIGSNSFINIKLLRDIPYKKLKHLEGEAHYDQSAFAHRVYTGIVPGEIKSWFIRSSLFSALNEGLGEYQKRNLELAKSCFSKLDDSITFYTVKPTYEIFLNSPKGVIYFEYLSAGFKSTLAILLGIIKEIEGRSQSKPIYAGDFEGVIMIDELDLHLHPTWQAKIYTVLKEVFPRTQFFCTTHSPHMVQAAKSQEIIALTADRDGQVRLNPLLNQKWGCQGWTVEEILEDVMGLKDTRADIYADTLLAFNNAMEQERYEAALNAFKLLEEMLHPNNVLRKLLEIQLAGLTPEND, encoded by the coding sequence ATGCTTAGGATACTAGAAGTTAGCATCGAAAATATAGGCCCGATCAGTAATTTGTCACTGAAAGTAGATTCGACGTTCAATATGATTTGCGGTAAAAATGGAGTTGGGAAAACGACAATATTGGATTTTATCGGACAATTTTTTTCTCATAATTTACTCCTCAAGAGATCAGCAAACGTCGAATCTGGTTCTGGGACGTTAAAATATGATCAGGACGGTGTGCAGCGAATCATTAAAATAGATAATCGGAGTTTCGATGCTGGCCAGAGCGATTTTTCAATTTCAGGTCAAAATAGCATAGGGAGTAATAGTTTCATTAACATTAAACTGCTTCGTGACATCCCTTATAAAAAACTTAAACATCTCGAAGGAGAGGCACATTATGATCAAAGTGCCTTCGCCCATCGAGTCTACACAGGAATCGTGCCCGGGGAAATAAAAAGCTGGTTTATACGAAGTTCTCTTTTTTCGGCCTTGAACGAAGGCCTTGGAGAATATCAGAAGCGAAATCTAGAGTTGGCAAAATCATGTTTTTCAAAGCTGGATGATTCGATCACGTTTTATACTGTAAAGCCGACTTATGAAATTTTCCTGAACTCTCCAAAAGGCGTCATATACTTTGAGTACTTGTCTGCTGGATTTAAATCAACTTTAGCAATACTCTTGGGCATTATTAAAGAGATTGAGGGGCGCAGCCAAAGCAAACCCATTTACGCCGGAGATTTTGAAGGTGTGATCATGATTGATGAGTTGGACCTACATCTGCATCCTACATGGCAAGCGAAAATCTACACAGTCCTGAAAGAAGTATTTCCAAGGACTCAATTTTTCTGTACAACGCACAGCCCCCATATGGTTCAGGCAGCTAAGTCCCAGGAAATTATCGCACTTACGGCAGACCGAGATGGGCAGGTTAGGCTAAACCCTTTATTGAATCAAAAGTGGGGATGTCAGGGCTGGACGGTCGAGGAAATTTTGGAGGATGTAATGGGGCTGAAGGATACCAGGGCAGACATTTACGCGGATACGCTCTTGGCGTTTAACAATGCTATGGAGCAGGAGCGATATGAGGCAGCCTTAAATGCGTTTAAACTTTTGGAGGAAATGCTTCACCCAAACAACGTGCTTAGAAAACTACTGGAAATTCAATTGGCAGGTTTAACTCCAGAAAATGATTAG
- a CDS encoding YebY family protein: MKKAVFPILAVITFAACSEDSQGVVFKKEDYGAKWPFSVEEIEVYCAGLAKSEIYFRSGEKTYALNGDARRMAETRKSAETFDDVSEVLLTDLRDPNSKMPVPDELIKKAFENCK, encoded by the coding sequence ATGAAAAAAGCAGTATTCCCAATTTTAGCCGTGATAACATTTGCTGCATGTTCGGAAGATTCTCAGGGAGTTGTTTTTAAAAAGGAGGATTATGGTGCCAAGTGGCCATTTTCGGTAGAGGAAATCGAGGTTTATTGTGCTGGACTAGCAAAAAGTGAGATTTACTTCCGGTCTGGCGAAAAGACTTACGCACTTAATGGCGACGCCCGCAGGATGGCTGAAACCCGCAAAAGCGCAGAAACTTTTGATGATGTGAGTGAAGTGTTGCTCACCGATCTGCGTGATCCCAATTCTAAGATGCCCGTGCCAGATGAGCTTATAAAGAAGGCATTTGAAAACTGCAAATGA
- a CDS encoding HNH endonuclease, protein MQVAYTLYDSKLNGEADIFFDHYSPVKIISSVVDGGELRPVEERVCRFCGKRTPAATFKNEAHIIPHQLGNESLVSDFECDSCNKIFGKYEAQLANFLGINRTLNKVKGKKGYPTFDAPGNEVKASVKDILGLEDVVEIEVGKNLSVNMETGEHKLSFRQPGYRPISVFKALAHIGFCMMNNDDLLGYRRCIEELMLSHKKDVKCVGHPIFNVAFAALPRKHDTFAILYRRIQPGLFPLHALHVFTGDTMIQLAMPFQKNDTENYSSEFGALYLPPGHFDGDHAEDVNIPWRVRDMSGADTMQEASGLGFTINPERLKNLVVIDPATGELKDIPFDPTQIAKIVISKEDQRINYPNEPGKTEDGAEDVS, encoded by the coding sequence ATGCAAGTAGCATATACGCTTTATGATAGTAAGCTGAATGGAGAGGCCGATATCTTTTTCGACCATTATTCCCCCGTGAAAATCATCTCCTCGGTAGTGGATGGAGGGGAATTAAGGCCGGTCGAAGAACGCGTTTGCCGCTTTTGTGGAAAACGAACCCCGGCGGCAACTTTCAAAAATGAGGCTCACATCATACCCCACCAACTGGGAAATGAATCTCTTGTATCTGATTTCGAATGCGACAGCTGCAATAAGATTTTTGGAAAGTACGAGGCGCAGCTTGCCAATTTTCTAGGCATAAATCGAACGCTTAATAAAGTTAAGGGAAAGAAAGGCTATCCGACATTCGATGCTCCAGGTAATGAAGTTAAAGCTTCGGTGAAAGACATTCTTGGGTTAGAGGATGTTGTGGAGATAGAAGTTGGGAAGAATCTTTCAGTGAATATGGAAACGGGTGAGCATAAGCTATCTTTCCGGCAACCGGGGTACAGGCCTATATCTGTTTTTAAGGCACTCGCGCATATCGGATTCTGCATGATGAATAATGATGATCTCCTCGGATATAGAAGATGTATTGAGGAGTTAATGTTGTCGCATAAAAAGGATGTCAAGTGTGTAGGACATCCTATATTCAATGTAGCATTTGCGGCACTGCCGCGTAAGCACGATACATTTGCAATCTTGTACCGCCGCATCCAGCCGGGATTATTTCCCCTTCATGCCCTTCACGTTTTTACAGGAGACACAATGATTCAGCTAGCGATGCCTTTTCAGAAGAACGACACTGAAAATTATTCTTCTGAGTTTGGCGCGTTGTACTTACCCCCCGGGCATTTCGATGGCGATCACGCGGAGGACGTTAACATACCCTGGCGAGTGCGGGACATGTCAGGTGCCGACACGATGCAGGAGGCTTCGGGATTGGGTTTTACAATCAACCCGGAAAGGCTGAAGAATCTTGTAGTTATCGACCCGGCAACTGGAGAACTGAAGGACATTCCGTTTGATCCAACGCAGATCGCTAAGATCGTCATTTCCAAAGAAGACCAGCGTATAAACTACCCAAATGAACCTGGAAAAACAGAGGATGGCGCTGAAGATGTGTCCTAG
- a CDS encoding helix-turn-helix domain-containing protein: MHLSNEDVRIINEVRSYLDKNIPARLKIAELVNLSRLSRTKLTRGFNFLFQTPIHQYWLDLAMSYAKQQLERGTTKKAVAQSLGYANVKVFSRAYALHHGITPAQEAISDMKCA; the protein is encoded by the coding sequence ATGCATTTAAGCAATGAAGATGTACGCATCATCAACGAAGTCCGTTCCTACCTGGACAAAAACATTCCTGCCCGATTAAAAATAGCTGAGCTTGTCAACCTGTCCCGACTTTCGCGAACGAAACTCACCCGGGGGTTTAACTTCTTATTTCAAACTCCTATTCATCAATACTGGCTGGATTTAGCGATGAGCTACGCAAAGCAACAGCTTGAACGAGGCACAACAAAAAAAGCCGTCGCCCAGTCACTTGGCTATGCGAACGTAAAAGTCTTCTCCCGTGCATACGCGCTTCACCACGGTATTACCCCAGCGCAAGAAGCGATAAGCGATATGAAGTGTGCCTAG
- a CDS encoding helix-turn-helix domain-containing protein, translating to MNLSSEDISRIQQVYDLIKAQPERKHDQNTLSRLAGMGHTKLHESFKFLYQISIARFKLEHSMRKAKAMLADGRMIKEVSVALGYNTVANFSRAFFKCFGERPADYRARKYRG from the coding sequence ATGAACCTTAGCTCCGAGGATATCTCACGCATTCAGCAAGTCTATGATCTCATTAAAGCGCAGCCTGAACGAAAGCATGACCAGAACACGCTTTCCAGGCTAGCAGGCATGGGACACACGAAGCTTCACGAGAGCTTTAAGTTTCTATATCAAATCTCAATCGCGAGATTCAAACTGGAACATAGCATGCGAAAAGCGAAGGCTATGTTAGCGGATGGACGTATGATTAAAGAAGTATCAGTTGCCCTTGGATACAATACTGTAGCGAATTTCAGTCGCGCATTTTTCAAATGTTTTGGCGAGCGACCAGCTGATTATCGCGCGCGAAAATATCGCGGTTAA
- a CDS encoding MauE/DoxX family redox-associated membrane protein, with product MSFLAVNRQVKTNGKYASLFVYLIVFILSVLFLYTALDKFQTIQKFTDIMGRIYLPAFLVPIVAWGIPIVEVIIVTALLLPKFRHWGLLASAILLAIFTIYITVLKLTGLKLPCNCGGIISSLSWWNHIILNTVLLIAASIAYKIEAKRGY from the coding sequence ATGAGCTTTCTAGCAGTAAACAGACAAGTGAAAACAAACGGAAAATACGCTAGTCTTTTCGTCTACTTGATCGTATTTATTCTATCCGTACTATTCTTATATACGGCTTTAGATAAATTTCAGACAATTCAAAAATTTACTGATATCATGGGCCGAATTTACCTGCCAGCTTTTTTGGTACCAATCGTGGCATGGGGAATACCAATTGTGGAAGTGATAATCGTGACTGCATTACTACTACCAAAATTCAGACATTGGGGTTTACTCGCCTCTGCGATACTGCTAGCCATCTTCACCATATATATTACAGTTCTAAAGTTAACCGGATTAAAACTACCCTGTAACTGCGGCGGAATAATTAGTTCGCTCTCATGGTGGAACCATATAATACTTAACACCGTACTCCTGATTGCAGCATCAATCGCATATAAGATTGAAGCAAAAAGGGGATACTAA
- a CDS encoding TlpA family protein disulfide reductase: protein MRLIIMLLLVLSQLLAYGKLSNLDTSQAELILKGKVVEPSLANNPNQKFELRFYVSSLAANRLTANPPKYTVELKYNEDFEVVIPHKKGIVYLTYGCTADAANKVWTFIDKVYIVQVDGRTVIDMKIFENKIVFSGSQFHRLQCQDDVHRIEYNTTDDNDKLTKLASEGKWDSLFEFRDEKEDSILNLRLLVVKKYVKVIGRMFADTLVANCYGSRYFLQFRSMITTIYPTDAIQAFVQRTVFRNLEYSLPKFDESILVGAPIYTDFLFRMISLRNAMGDLNVGAYLQPIFNDIKLNYNGLIRDKLFALFVLNYSQVPGVLSYAKESRQLIQNASYRDLIEKAIFKLNRGQPFFPFSLEDDKGNIVTLDNLRKKVLFIDFWYTGCSNCASLKKYLEPFHKRYEKDSNVVFVTVSIDRDKQKWLKSIKSGLYTTAKSLNLLASPQATGENGRHPLINAYGITSFPTVMIVKEGQMYESAPPLFDLMKLNAVIDQAINEMMKKGLP, encoded by the coding sequence ATGAGATTAATTATAATGCTGTTGTTGGTTTTAAGCCAGCTACTAGCCTATGGAAAACTGAGCAATCTCGATACTTCGCAAGCGGAACTTATACTTAAAGGAAAAGTTGTAGAACCATCGTTGGCGAATAATCCAAATCAAAAATTTGAATTGCGTTTTTATGTTTCAAGTCTAGCGGCAAACCGACTCACTGCGAATCCTCCGAAATATACAGTAGAACTCAAATACAATGAAGATTTTGAGGTTGTAATACCGCATAAGAAGGGAATTGTCTATCTAACCTATGGTTGTACCGCTGACGCGGCAAATAAGGTCTGGACTTTCATTGATAAAGTGTATATTGTTCAAGTTGATGGTCGCACAGTTATAGATATGAAAATATTTGAAAATAAAATAGTATTTTCAGGATCACAATTTCATCGGCTACAGTGCCAAGATGACGTGCACAGGATTGAGTACAACACGACCGACGATAATGATAAGCTTACAAAGTTGGCTTCTGAAGGAAAATGGGATAGTTTATTTGAGTTCAGAGATGAAAAGGAGGATTCTATTTTGAATTTGCGGCTCCTAGTCGTAAAAAAGTATGTTAAAGTAATTGGCCGAATGTTCGCAGACACACTGGTTGCAAACTGTTATGGTTCAAGGTATTTTCTACAGTTTAGATCGATGATTACTACAATTTATCCCACGGATGCGATTCAAGCATTTGTTCAGAGGACAGTTTTTAGAAATCTAGAGTATAGTTTACCGAAGTTTGATGAAAGCATATTAGTCGGTGCACCTATCTATACGGATTTTCTATTCCGAATGATATCGTTACGGAATGCAATGGGGGATTTGAATGTTGGAGCGTATCTGCAACCCATATTTAATGATATCAAGTTAAATTACAACGGGTTAATTAGAGATAAGCTATTTGCACTTTTTGTGTTAAATTACTCTCAGGTTCCGGGTGTTTTGTCTTATGCAAAAGAATCTAGACAATTGATTCAAAATGCTTCGTACAGAGACTTAATCGAGAAGGCAATTTTCAAATTGAATCGTGGACAGCCATTTTTTCCATTCAGTCTGGAGGATGATAAGGGAAATATTGTTACTCTTGATAATCTTCGAAAGAAAGTATTGTTTATTGATTTCTGGTATACTGGCTGCTCGAATTGCGCCTCTTTGAAGAAATATCTTGAACCATTTCACAAAAGGTATGAAAAAGACTCAAATGTCGTTTTTGTGACCGTATCTATCGATCGGGATAAGCAGAAGTGGTTGAAAAGTATCAAGTCTGGTTTATATACAACGGCTAAATCCTTAAATCTCTTAGCGAGTCCTCAGGCGACTGGCGAGAATGGCCGCCATCCGCTAATCAATGCATATGGAATCACTTCATTTCCAACCGTTATGATCGTTAAGGAAGGTCAAATGTATGAATCTGCACCTCCTTTGTTCGATTTGATGAAACTTAATGCTGTCATTGATCAGGCAATAAATGAAATGATGAAAAAAGGGCTGCCATAG